The Kroppenstedtia pulmonis genome has a segment encoding these proteins:
- a CDS encoding penicillin acylase family protein → MRNHIRHLCLTVKIIRLWLKKRKVKRDSTQTLFFPGMLYPVKVHWDERGIPHITARTNHDAYWVQGYITAQDRLWQMDVSRRMVSGRLAEIMGSGVVGMDKLFRTLSLRITAEKSWALYSTEVQTWIKSYCQGVNTYLEETRSTKEWPIEFLLLDYEPEKWTPEDTLSIGRLLSYQLSHNMMNELFYYNVHKELGEEALLSLWEIYKKNRQPLTIEHELIAKLVNNFKRKMIRVKEIDHKIVSL, encoded by the coding sequence ATGAGGAATCATATCCGTCACCTGTGTTTAACTGTTAAGATAATAAGATTATGGTTGAAAAAAAGAAAGGTGAAAAGAGACTCCACCCAAACACTCTTTTTTCCTGGGATGTTATACCCCGTAAAAGTCCATTGGGATGAAAGAGGTATTCCACATATAACGGCTCGTACCAACCACGATGCTTACTGGGTACAAGGTTATATTACGGCACAAGATCGCCTTTGGCAAATGGATGTAAGTCGACGTATGGTAAGTGGACGATTGGCTGAAATTATGGGATCAGGTGTTGTGGGGATGGATAAATTGTTCCGTACATTATCCCTAAGGATAACAGCGGAAAAGTCCTGGGCATTATATTCAACAGAAGTCCAAACATGGATCAAAAGCTACTGTCAAGGTGTTAATACATATTTGGAAGAAACGAGGAGTACGAAGGAATGGCCTATCGAATTCCTGTTATTAGATTATGAGCCGGAAAAATGGACACCTGAAGATACTTTAAGTATTGGTAGACTATTATCTTACCAATTAAGCCACAACATGATGAACGAGTTGTTTTATTACAATGTTCACAAGGAGTTGGGGGAAGAAGCCCTTTTATCACTTTGGGAAATATATAAAAAAAATAGGCAACCTCTTACCATCGAACATGAACTGATTGCGAAATTAGTAAATAATTTTAAGAGGAAGATGATACGAGTAAAAGAGATAGACCATAAAATTGTCTCTTTATAA
- a CDS encoding site-specific integrase, with the protein MQSSKGNKYYAAFYLALTTGMRQGEILGLYWNDIDFESGFIRIQRILEESSQGNRIVERTKSDAGRRSVAISDTVAELLKQYQIRQRQDMLRRGYRSDLIFVSPKGQPISSRGLRYHFDSCITKAKVPKIRFHDLRHTHASLLLQQGVHPKVVQERLGHSSISMTLDTYSHVIPSIQKEAATLLDRIIEN; encoded by the coding sequence TTGCAATCCTCTAAAGGGAATAAGTACTATGCAGCCTTTTATTTAGCCCTGACCACTGGTATGCGTCAAGGAGAAATATTGGGACTTTACTGGAATGATATCGATTTTGAGTCAGGCTTCATCCGCATTCAAAGAATCCTGGAAGAAAGCAGTCAAGGAAACCGAATCGTTGAACGAACCAAATCCGATGCCGGCCGGCGATCTGTCGCCATATCAGATACCGTAGCCGAGTTATTGAAGCAATATCAAATCAGGCAAAGGCAGGACATGTTGCGACGGGGATATCGATCTGATCTGATTTTCGTTTCACCGAAAGGCCAACCCATTTCGTCGAGGGGCTTACGATATCATTTTGATTCTTGTATCACAAAGGCAAAGGTCCCTAAAATTCGCTTTCATGATCTGCGCCATACCCATGCCTCTCTATTGCTTCAACAAGGTGTTCACCCTAAAGTCGTGCAAGAACGTTTAGGCCATTCCAGCATCTCCATGACCCTTGATACATACTCCCATGTCATTCCATCCATCCAAAAAGAGGCTGCCACTTTATTGGATCGTATCATCGAAAATTGA
- the recJ gene encoding single-stranded-DNA-specific exonuclease RecJ: MLKPKVRWQSVEVDESQIDILVDQLAVHPLVARLLVNRGIENPDEARSFLNVQLTELHDPFSLDGMAEAVQRIRQAISNQEKILIYGDYDADGVTSTGIMMKTLRSLQGNVDYYIPNRFTEGYGLNEEALRRAKESGVQLVITVDTGISAVQEAKLCKQIDLDLIITDHHEPPAILPEAWAVINPKKENCSYPFDQLAGAGVSFKLAHALLDRVPEEWLEIAALGTIADLVPLINENRVLAALGLKQMNQRQHVGLKALLEVSGVEGEVSAGHVGFSLGPRINASGRLDSAGQAVELLLTEDPDEAREIAGNLDQMNRERQRLVETITEEASAMVEADPERHQRFIIVAAPGWNVGVIGIVASRLVERYYRPTIVLGIDEETGMAKGSARSIVGLDIFQALSQCADLLPHFGGHEMAAGMSLPQENLPALHSRLNDVAASCLKDEDYIPLSKVDAQLKLEEISLDLIEELEQLSPYGMGNPTPRFRIAEAEVSKMQQIGRDQNHLKVNLKHDSYTLDAVGFRLGELAEEIAPSARLEVLGELTVNEWNNRRAPQLLIRDLHVPHRQIFDWRSNGDQTERFRRLAYRKDVLFLSRQPLEDRLKSEDHNALFRLWQHHLDDSDHRELEKVQYVVLADLPPSEDTFITWLRSFPHLRRIYFAYGDREMESALSQTPDREQFKHLYAFLRSHKGISPRRDLHRLAQLTGLSPKWVRFMLQVFQELDFVRITKGQLEVVQQTGKRSLSESGLYTLQQNRDKIQELFIYSSHRDLCSYISSVLSAESSLGGSTEWTSKKKSG, translated from the coding sequence ATGTTGAAACCGAAAGTGCGATGGCAATCGGTTGAAGTGGATGAGTCCCAAATCGATATCTTGGTGGATCAATTGGCTGTGCATCCTCTCGTTGCCCGTTTGTTAGTAAACCGGGGGATTGAGAATCCGGATGAGGCCCGTTCATTTTTGAATGTTCAACTGACGGAACTGCATGACCCGTTTTCCTTGGATGGGATGGCAGAGGCGGTTCAACGCATCCGACAAGCTATTTCCAATCAGGAGAAAATCCTGATCTACGGGGATTATGATGCAGATGGTGTCACGAGTACCGGCATCATGATGAAAACGCTTCGTTCTCTTCAAGGGAATGTTGACTACTACATACCCAACCGTTTTACGGAAGGATACGGTCTGAATGAAGAAGCTCTTCGCCGGGCCAAGGAATCCGGTGTGCAATTGGTGATCACCGTGGACACCGGAATCAGTGCGGTTCAGGAGGCAAAGCTTTGTAAACAGATCGACCTGGATCTGATTATTACAGACCACCATGAGCCTCCCGCTATTTTGCCGGAGGCTTGGGCAGTGATCAACCCCAAAAAAGAGAACTGTTCCTATCCCTTTGATCAGCTTGCAGGGGCTGGAGTCTCTTTTAAACTGGCACATGCCTTACTGGACAGAGTGCCGGAGGAATGGTTGGAGATTGCGGCTTTGGGTACCATCGCCGATTTGGTTCCCTTGATCAACGAGAATCGGGTGCTTGCCGCTTTAGGCTTAAAGCAAATGAATCAGCGCCAGCATGTAGGACTGAAAGCCTTGCTGGAAGTATCCGGAGTAGAGGGAGAAGTAAGTGCGGGCCATGTGGGTTTTTCTCTGGGTCCCCGTATCAATGCCAGCGGTCGTTTGGATTCCGCCGGACAGGCGGTGGAACTGTTATTGACAGAAGACCCTGATGAAGCTCGGGAAATCGCCGGAAATTTGGATCAGATGAATCGGGAGCGTCAACGATTGGTGGAGACGATTACCGAAGAGGCTTCCGCCATGGTGGAAGCAGACCCAGAGCGTCATCAACGGTTTATTATCGTGGCGGCTCCAGGTTGGAATGTGGGTGTGATCGGGATCGTTGCCTCTCGATTGGTGGAACGTTATTACCGTCCTACCATTGTATTGGGAATAGATGAGGAAACCGGGATGGCTAAAGGTTCAGCCCGCAGCATTGTCGGCTTGGACATTTTCCAGGCTTTGTCCCAGTGTGCTGATCTTTTGCCGCACTTTGGAGGTCACGAAATGGCCGCAGGCATGAGCCTGCCCCAAGAAAACCTGCCGGCATTGCATAGCCGGTTAAATGACGTGGCAGCTTCATGCTTAAAGGATGAAGATTACATTCCGTTATCCAAAGTGGATGCCCAGTTGAAATTGGAAGAAATCAGTTTGGATCTGATCGAGGAATTGGAACAGCTGTCTCCTTATGGAATGGGGAATCCGACTCCCCGCTTTCGAATCGCAGAAGCTGAAGTGTCCAAAATGCAACAGATCGGTCGGGATCAAAATCATTTGAAGGTTAACTTGAAACATGATTCATACACATTGGATGCAGTGGGTTTCCGTTTGGGAGAGTTGGCGGAGGAAATCGCTCCCTCTGCAAGATTGGAAGTTTTGGGAGAACTGACGGTAAATGAATGGAATAATCGAAGAGCTCCCCAGTTATTGATCCGGGATCTTCATGTGCCTCACAGACAAATCTTTGACTGGCGAAGCAATGGCGATCAAACTGAGCGATTTCGCCGTTTGGCATATCGAAAGGATGTCTTGTTCTTGTCTCGTCAGCCTTTGGAAGATCGGCTGAAAAGTGAAGATCACAACGCCCTTTTTCGGCTATGGCAGCATCACCTTGATGACTCAGACCATCGGGAGCTGGAGAAAGTACAGTACGTGGTGTTGGCGGACTTGCCTCCATCTGAGGATACATTTATTACGTGGCTTCGATCTTTTCCCCATCTCCGACGAATCTATTTTGCATATGGGGATCGGGAAATGGAGAGTGCCTTATCCCAGACACCGGATCGTGAACAGTTTAAACACTTGTATGCTTTTCTGAGATCCCATAAAGGAATCAGTCCCAGACGTGATTTGCATCGACTGGCACAATTGACGGGTTTATCTCCAAAGTGGGTGCGGTTTATGCTTCAAGTGTTTCAGGAACTGGACTTTGTCCGAATTACAAAAGGACAGCTGGAAGTGGTTCAACAGACGGGAAAACGTTCCCTGAGTGAGTCCGGTCTGTATACCCTTCAACAAAACAGAGACAAGATTCAAGAACTCTTTATCTATTCCTCCCACCGGGATCTGTGTTCTTATATTTCTTCGGTCCTGTCAGCCGAATCAAGTTTAGGAGGATCAACAGAATGGACTTCAAAGAAAAAATCCGGGTAA
- the spoVB gene encoding stage V sporulation protein B has protein sequence MTKQTFLHGTLVLVGAGFVTKVLGFVYRIALSRLIGDEGMGLFQLAFPILIFIITLTTAGLPVAISKLVSEAVALKDEKKIRSILIVSLLIVTCSSILFTILVLVGAPLIADTLLTDSRAVYALMGIAPIIPVVAISSVFRGYFQGRQHMSPYALSQVVEQIVRIFTVLLLARYLMPYGIEYAAAGAMIGMVIGELAGMLFLFYSYKRDPKRPALRVQFRKAFQWKEWSRFHSTLQGMLRLTIPVTASRMVGSLTYAVEPIIVSQSLAIAGISVATSTALYGQLEGMAIPLIYFPAFITYALSVSLVPAISEAAARKAYQTVEHRLNQAIRLSLVVGGPCAVILFTLAQPLTTLLYHNADVSRLLLILAPFAVFLYLQGPLSAVLQGLDKAKDAMRNSIFGSIVKTGLIFLLASQPTLGIDGVVIAINCGVVIVTLLHGISVMRYVPFTMILPELIKLAFALGLMGFTGYWVFQGADNTLILRVLLSISISLVVYLACLILLSLVKKEDVQRLPYVGRWLSPFFLQ, from the coding sequence TTGACCAAGCAAACATTTTTACATGGTACATTGGTTCTGGTTGGTGCCGGGTTTGTCACCAAAGTATTGGGTTTTGTCTATCGCATCGCTCTTTCCCGCTTGATCGGCGATGAAGGGATGGGGCTCTTTCAGTTGGCTTTTCCGATCCTGATCTTTATCATCACATTAACCACCGCCGGTCTTCCCGTAGCCATTTCCAAACTGGTGTCCGAAGCAGTAGCCTTGAAGGATGAAAAAAAAATCCGGTCCATCCTGATTGTTTCTCTTTTAATCGTTACTTGCTCCAGTATCTTATTCACCATCCTGGTACTCGTCGGTGCTCCTCTGATAGCGGATACCTTGTTGACAGACAGCCGTGCCGTATATGCCCTAATGGGTATAGCCCCCATCATCCCGGTGGTTGCCATCTCTTCTGTTTTTCGCGGCTATTTTCAGGGACGTCAACATATGAGCCCCTACGCACTTTCCCAGGTGGTGGAGCAAATTGTGCGGATTTTCACCGTTCTACTGTTGGCCCGCTATCTCATGCCTTACGGTATCGAGTATGCAGCCGCGGGAGCCATGATAGGGATGGTAATCGGTGAACTGGCAGGAATGCTGTTTTTGTTTTATTCCTATAAAAGAGATCCCAAACGCCCTGCCCTCCGTGTGCAATTCCGCAAAGCATTTCAATGGAAGGAGTGGTCCCGCTTCCACTCTACCTTACAGGGAATGTTGCGATTGACCATTCCGGTGACAGCCAGCCGCATGGTAGGTTCTCTCACCTACGCCGTGGAACCTATCATTGTATCTCAAAGCCTGGCAATCGCCGGAATTTCCGTGGCAACTTCCACAGCATTATATGGACAGCTGGAGGGAATGGCCATCCCCTTGATTTACTTTCCCGCATTTATCACCTATGCCTTATCCGTATCCTTAGTTCCCGCCATTTCTGAAGCTGCTGCCAGAAAAGCTTATCAAACCGTTGAACATCGGCTCAACCAGGCGATCCGCCTGTCCTTGGTTGTGGGTGGGCCCTGTGCAGTGATTTTGTTTACCCTTGCACAACCTTTAACCACCTTGCTATACCACAATGCCGATGTTTCCCGGCTTCTGCTCATCTTGGCTCCTTTTGCCGTTTTCCTTTACTTGCAAGGTCCTTTGTCCGCTGTCTTGCAAGGTTTGGATAAAGCAAAAGATGCAATGCGCAACTCCATTTTTGGTTCCATCGTCAAAACGGGATTAATCTTTTTATTGGCTTCCCAACCTACGCTGGGTATTGACGGTGTTGTGATAGCCATCAATTGTGGCGTGGTGATCGTGACACTATTGCATGGCATCAGTGTCATGCGTTATGTTCCCTTCACGATGATCCTCCCAGAGCTTATCAAATTGGCTTTTGCATTGGGATTGATGGGATTTACCGGTTACTGGGTATTCCAAGGAGCAGATAATACCTTGATCCTTCGGGTTCTTTTATCTATTTCGATCAGTCTTGTCGTATACCTGGCCTGTCTCATCCTGCTTTCATTGGTAAAAAAAGAAGATGTGCAACGGTTACCCTATGTAGGAAGGTGGTTATCACCCTTTTTTCTTCAGTAG
- a CDS encoding DUF421 domain-containing protein, whose protein sequence is MEFLTIILRSLFIYFFVLLVMRLMGKREIGKLSVFDLVVSIMIADFAVLSIEDTKLPLFLGLLPIITMMTVQIFLSWLSMKSSSIRHIVDGKPTILIKDGKIQEEEMKHHRYNLDDLMTQLREKNISNVAEVDFAILETSGKLSVFPKKNSQEDPSQKFFLPLPLVIDGRIQLDRLEQIGKDREWLQNQLERYGYPDTDSVFFVSLDRYGRLYIDPKQDEN, encoded by the coding sequence GTGGAGTTTTTGACTATTATTTTACGATCCCTGTTCATCTACTTTTTCGTCTTGTTGGTGATGCGCTTGATGGGAAAAAGAGAAATCGGCAAGCTTTCCGTGTTTGATTTGGTCGTCTCGATTATGATAGCCGATTTTGCAGTGCTGTCTATTGAAGATACGAAATTACCTTTGTTTTTGGGTTTGTTGCCCATTATAACAATGATGACTGTCCAGATCTTTTTATCCTGGTTATCCATGAAAAGCAGCAGTATTCGTCATATTGTGGATGGAAAGCCGACGATTTTAATTAAAGACGGCAAGATACAAGAAGAGGAGATGAAGCATCATCGTTACAATTTGGACGATTTAATGACCCAGTTACGGGAAAAAAACATCTCCAATGTGGCGGAAGTGGACTTTGCCATTCTGGAGACATCAGGGAAGCTAAGTGTCTTTCCTAAAAAAAATTCCCAAGAGGATCCATCTCAAAAGTTTTTCCTCCCGCTCCCCTTGGTAATTGACGGGAGGATACAGCTTGATCGTTTGGAACAGATTGGCAAAGATCGCGAATGGTTGCAGAATCAGCTGGAGCGATATGGCTATCCCGACACGGATTCAGTTTTTTTTGTCAGTTTGGACCGCTATGGAAGGCTTTATATTGATCCTAAGCAGGATGAGAATTAG
- a CDS encoding FMN-dependent NADH-azoreductase: MSTVLFIKANDRSMDQAVSVRLYHVFLDRYRSSHPEDTIVELDLYKENLPYLNNDMINGMYKSGKGLDLSPSEKKLTDIANRYLDQFLTADKVVFGFPMWNMTVPAVLHTYLDYLNQAGKTFRYTPEGAVGLVTGKKVALLNARGGIYSEGSNRDSEMAVKFLTKTMQFFGIQDITTLIIEGHNLYPEQTEHIIQKGLERAYPLAVQF; this comes from the coding sequence ATGTCAACTGTTCTTTTTATAAAGGCCAACGACCGTTCGATGGATCAAGCTGTCAGTGTGAGGTTGTATCATGTCTTTCTGGATCGTTACCGCTCTTCCCATCCGGAAGACACGATTGTCGAGCTGGATCTGTACAAAGAAAACCTGCCTTATTTGAACAACGATATGATAAATGGCATGTATAAATCAGGCAAAGGGTTGGATTTATCACCGTCGGAGAAAAAACTGACTGATATCGCTAACCGTTACTTGGATCAGTTTCTTACTGCGGATAAAGTTGTTTTTGGATTTCCTATGTGGAATATGACGGTTCCGGCTGTTCTTCATACTTATCTTGATTACCTTAATCAAGCGGGAAAGACGTTTCGTTATACACCTGAGGGAGCGGTGGGTTTGGTGACCGGGAAAAAAGTTGCTTTGTTGAATGCCCGAGGCGGTATCTATTCAGAAGGTTCCAACAGGGATTCGGAAATGGCAGTCAAATTCCTGACCAAAACGATGCAATTTTTTGGGATTCAAGATATCACAACCCTCATTATTGAAGGACATAACCTTTACCCTGAGCAGACAGAGCACATTATTCAAAAAGGGTTGGAACGAGCCTATCCCTTGGCGGTTCAGTTTTGA
- a CDS encoding Arm DNA-binding domain-containing protein: MKGHIRKRGKKWCFVLDIGQDPMTGKRKQKWFSGYITKKEAQRAMAEKITEINRGDYIEPSKMKLSNFLDEWLEEEVKDRRSAHTFDMYRNLVTNHIQPDLGSVSLDKLAPLHIQKFMGHVSGKGLSPSTVNHILQVLRTALSWAVKMEIIPKNPADKISPKTRKRTSMKIWTSDQVN, encoded by the coding sequence ATGAAAGGACATATTCGCAAGCGGGGTAAAAAGTGGTGTTTTGTCTTGGATATCGGTCAAGACCCCATGACTGGAAAACGAAAACAGAAATGGTTTTCGGGATATATAACAAAGAAGGAAGCCCAGAGGGCAATGGCAGAAAAGATCACAGAGATCAACCGCGGTGATTATATTGAACCATCAAAGATGAAACTGAGTAATTTCCTGGATGAATGGCTGGAAGAGGAAGTAAAGGACAGACGATCTGCCCATACTTTTGATATGTATCGTAATCTGGTAACGAATCACATTCAGCCTGATCTGGGTTCAGTTTCTTTGGACAAACTTGCTCCTCTTCACATCCAAAAGTTTATGGGTCACGTCTCGGGAAAAGGTCTTTCTCCTTCCACTGTCAATCATATTCTCCAAGTCCTGCGAACAGCTTTATCATGGGCTGTGAAAATGGAAATCATCCCTAAAAATCCAGCTGATAAAATATCTCCTAAAACAAGAAAACGCACTTCCATGAAAATATGGACCTCTGACCAAGTGAACTAA
- a CDS encoding adenine phosphoribosyltransferase — protein MDFKEKIRVIQDFPQPGVSFKDITTLLKEGPVFHAAIDAMVEQVKDREIDVVVGPEARGFVIGTPLAYALGAGFVPIRKPGKLPGETVEAGYNLEYGKDRLAIHKDAVQPGQKVLIVDDLLATGGTISASLELIRQLQGEIVGAAFMIELTYLNGREKLQGVNEIYTLVQY, from the coding sequence ATGGACTTCAAAGAAAAAATCCGGGTAATCCAGGACTTTCCTCAACCAGGAGTGAGTTTTAAGGATATCACCACCTTATTAAAGGAAGGTCCTGTCTTCCATGCAGCCATTGATGCCATGGTCGAACAAGTGAAAGACCGGGAAATTGATGTAGTGGTGGGCCCGGAAGCACGGGGTTTTGTCATTGGTACACCCTTGGCCTATGCTTTGGGTGCCGGATTTGTTCCCATACGAAAGCCCGGAAAACTGCCTGGGGAAACCGTAGAAGCAGGTTACAACCTTGAGTATGGAAAAGATCGTTTGGCTATTCATAAGGATGCTGTTCAACCGGGTCAAAAAGTATTGATTGTGGATGATTTGTTGGCTACAGGGGGAACCATCAGCGCCTCCTTGGAACTCATCCGGCAACTTCAGGGTGAAATTGTGGGAGCTGCTTTTATGATTGAATTGACCTACCTCAACGGACGGGAAAAACTGCAGGGTGTAAATGAAATTTATACATTGGTTCAATATTGA
- a CDS encoding Ger(x)C family spore germination protein: MWKKRVIVVLTWAIVILFIPGCWDQDFLKDTRLSYILAFDRTDEGKIKQTVIIREMPTQEQAQPLNEVYSATGYTSRQTSDILRRKITGNVRYYKTRVFLLGKSLVKNNIYPFLDPVYRDPENPVNTQLAVVDGEAGKILEKKKIGNRLIGEFINKLLQNQEELSMFPKESMQSVYPVMLDPGQDFLLPYIRMANDEITAQGSAMFHGQHFTGTLDPYQTILYRILAGDPGKTARLTRQVIPGSSEDPLNFMSVEIQNSKRDFKLTIGNNDDIDVFIRCMINAEVPEFPRNKLHNTTVRNKLNDTLSKMLTKEAESIINKLQKAQCDAFGIGRELMAHHPEVWQKKKWSEDYPKVRFHTKIQVEITGSGILN, from the coding sequence ATGTGGAAAAAAAGAGTGATTGTTGTCCTTACTTGGGCCATCGTGATCCTATTCATTCCGGGATGCTGGGATCAGGATTTTTTAAAAGATACCCGTCTGTCTTACATATTAGCCTTTGATCGTACGGATGAAGGAAAAATAAAACAAACGGTGATCATCCGAGAGATGCCTACACAAGAGCAGGCACAACCTCTCAATGAAGTGTATTCCGCCACAGGGTACACTTCCCGGCAAACCAGCGACATCTTGAGACGCAAAATTACCGGTAATGTACGTTATTATAAAACCCGTGTATTTCTTCTCGGGAAGTCCCTGGTTAAAAACAATATCTACCCCTTTCTGGATCCTGTCTACCGTGACCCTGAGAATCCGGTCAATACCCAGTTAGCAGTGGTGGATGGAGAAGCCGGAAAAATCCTGGAGAAGAAAAAGATTGGAAACCGATTAATCGGCGAATTTATAAACAAACTTCTGCAAAACCAAGAAGAGCTGAGCATGTTCCCAAAGGAAAGTATGCAATCCGTCTATCCCGTCATGCTGGATCCGGGTCAGGACTTTCTGTTGCCATATATCCGCATGGCAAATGATGAAATAACGGCACAAGGCTCCGCTATGTTTCACGGTCAACATTTTACTGGGACACTTGATCCTTATCAAACCATCCTGTATCGAATTTTGGCTGGAGATCCGGGAAAAACAGCTCGTTTAACCAGACAAGTGATTCCTGGCTCATCAGAGGATCCCCTTAACTTCATGAGTGTGGAAATCCAAAACTCAAAACGGGACTTTAAGCTAACCATCGGAAATAACGATGATATCGATGTATTCATCCGTTGTATGATCAATGCCGAAGTTCCGGAATTTCCCCGGAATAAGCTGCATAACACAACAGTACGCAATAAGCTGAACGATACGTTGTCCAAAATGTTGACCAAAGAAGCGGAATCCATCATTAACAAGCTGCAAAAAGCCCAATGTGACGCTTTCGGTATAGGTCGGGAATTAATGGCCCATCACCCGGAAGTGTGGCAAAAAAAGAAATGGTCCGAGGATTACCCAAAGGTTCGCTTTCACACAAAGATCCAGGTGGAAATTACAGGAAGCGGCATTTTGAACTGA
- a CDS encoding post-transcriptional regulator, with protein MRQSLKPVSSSRVNSVELLSESDLMQCIEDLCNSKAEEFRFYGYENVTGEQVWACVSENYRRGWPRLNRLVNDILSLKATRFMNWLMVSVYKSPGD; from the coding sequence GTGAGGCAATCGTTGAAACCGGTAAGCAGCTCCCGTGTAAATTCGGTGGAGTTGTTGAGCGAATCCGATTTAATGCAGTGTATTGAAGATTTATGTAACAGTAAGGCGGAGGAGTTTCGTTTTTACGGATACGAAAATGTAACTGGTGAACAGGTATGGGCCTGTGTATCCGAAAATTATCGAAGGGGTTGGCCCCGTCTCAACCGTTTGGTCAATGATATTCTTTCATTGAAAGCAACCCGTTTCATGAATTGGCTGATGGTAAGTGTCTACAAAAGCCCAGGCGATTGA
- a CDS encoding cation diffusion facilitator family transporter has protein sequence MKADPLRQAEIGAWVGIMGNLLLTIFKGMIGVTANSRALIADAVHSASDVVGSLAVLIGVRVARVPPDEDHPYGHGKAESIAAIIVSVLLAIVGLKIGYGSLEAFFLPVKAPAQLAIGAAFLSMIIKEIMFQYKYRLGIKIGSQAVIANAWEHRSDVYSSLAALIGIAGAVLGERVGVPLLVYLDPVAGVLVSLLVLRMAYKLVKESIHYTLDHVLHPEDAQDLIHTVKKVKGVRRVDQLRAREHGFYVIVDVKVAVSPDITVEQGHQIGKKVKEALIQEHQEVADVLVHINPYL, from the coding sequence ATGAAAGCGGATCCGTTACGCCAAGCTGAAATCGGTGCATGGGTGGGGATTATGGGGAACCTGCTTTTGACAATTTTTAAAGGTATGATTGGAGTGACTGCCAACAGCCGGGCGTTGATTGCCGATGCTGTTCACTCCGCTTCCGATGTGGTAGGTTCCCTGGCAGTTTTGATTGGGGTGCGGGTTGCCCGGGTACCTCCGGATGAGGATCACCCTTATGGTCATGGAAAAGCCGAATCCATTGCAGCGATCATTGTTTCGGTATTGTTGGCAATCGTTGGATTGAAGATTGGCTATGGTTCCCTGGAAGCCTTTTTCCTCCCGGTGAAGGCTCCGGCTCAGCTTGCGATCGGTGCCGCATTTCTTTCTATGATAATCAAGGAGATCATGTTTCAATACAAATATCGGTTAGGAATAAAAATCGGAAGTCAAGCTGTGATTGCCAATGCTTGGGAGCATCGATCCGATGTTTACTCTTCTCTGGCAGCTCTGATCGGGATTGCAGGGGCCGTTTTGGGTGAACGGGTAGGTGTTCCGTTACTGGTCTACCTTGATCCTGTGGCAGGTGTGTTGGTTTCGTTACTGGTTTTGCGAATGGCTTATAAATTGGTCAAAGAATCGATTCATTATACATTGGATCATGTATTGCATCCGGAGGATGCTCAAGACCTGATCCACACAGTGAAGAAGGTAAAAGGGGTTCGACGGGTGGATCAGCTAAGAGCCAGAGAACATGGTTTTTATGTCATTGTGGACGTGAAGGTGGCGGTATCTCCGGACATAACTGTTGAGCAGGGTCACCAAATCGGAAAAAAGGTAAAAGAAGCTCTGATTCAAGAACATCAAGAAGTGGCGGACGTGCTGGTACATATCAATCCCTATCTCTGA
- a CDS encoding TIGR04086 family membrane protein translates to MKQSTTEDKSYSLFSHPILLGLGVIVGSVLAGSVITTLLLRYTALSEVNLPYFTYGINGISILAGGWLAGAKSQKRGWLSGGLTGLFYVLLIFLIGFLAFDTSMRVQPLLFTVCVVSLSALGGILGINTKTR, encoded by the coding sequence ATGAAACAGTCCACAACAGAAGATAAAAGCTATTCCTTATTCAGCCATCCTATTCTGCTCGGATTGGGAGTTATCGTGGGTTCTGTATTGGCAGGGTCCGTTATAACAACTCTTTTACTCCGATACACGGCACTCTCAGAAGTTAACTTGCCGTACTTTACTTACGGAATCAATGGAATATCCATCTTGGCCGGAGGCTGGTTAGCAGGGGCAAAGTCCCAAAAACGGGGTTGGTTATCCGGAGGTTTGACAGGCTTATTTTACGTTTTGCTCATCTTCTTAATCGGCTTCCTCGCATTTGATACCAGCATGCGTGTCCAACCCCTTTTGTTCACTGTATGTGTAGTAAGTTTAAGTGCACTGGGAGGGATTCTCGGGATTAATACTAAAACCAGGTAA